From Gadus macrocephalus chromosome 16, ASM3116895v1:
TCGGACTTGTGTTCCAGCGATAGCCCGGGTTCACGTTAGCTTCTAAAACCCCTCGTTTGATTGAATTCCCAccaccagctctctctctctctctctctctctctctctctctctctctctctctctctctctctctctctctccctccctctctccctctgtctccctctatatctctctctctctcaatccctctctctccctccacctctccctccctccccctctccctcccccgaaCACACACGCTGTTCCTCTCTTTAAACCCTGGTACGCTACGTGGGAGGGAGACGCTGCCAGGAACACGACGAGGGGAGCAACATCtggacctgcacacacacctccatcccctccttcTGCCTGTTTCGTGTCTGGTGAACAGAGGCGTGTTGATTCGAGGCCTGCTGCCTCGCGGGGCGCTGGGGACCCCACGTCTCTGGGGCTTTGATCAGCTGCAAGAACAGACAAGTCCACCAGCCTCACCACGCTACCACTaggcccctcacacacacacacacacgcacacacacgcacacgcgcgcgcacacacacacacacacacacacacacacacacacacgcacgcacgcacgcacgcacgcacgcacgcacacgcacacacacacaaccattcacaccacacacacacacacacacacacacgcacacgcacacgcacacacaagcgcacacacacacacacacacacacacactcacacacacacacacacacacgcgcgcacacacacacacacacacacacacacacaaccactcacacagacacgcacacacacacacacaaccattcacacacacacacacacacacacacacaaccacgcacacacacaaacagctaaTATACCTTTCTACCCCCAATGGACCGCAATTATGGCCTCTGTTCACTGCATGGGGGCAAacgggggggagagatagagggagggagagggggggagggagagggagagagggagggagtgagagagagagggaggggggagggagggagagagagagagagagagagagagagagagagaaggagggagggagggagggagggagggagagagagacagagagagagagagagagaaggagggagggagagagagggagggagagagagagagagagagagggagggagagagagaggagggagggagggagtgagagagagggaggggggagggagggagagagagagagagagaaggagggagggagggagggagagagagacagagagagagagagagagagaaggagggagggagagagagagagagagggaggagggagagagaataagataGTAGAAgcgagacgaagagagagagagagagagaaagggggggagagagcgagagaggggggagagagagtgtaggggagagaaggagagaggagaggagagagggcgcaagagagaaagaaagagatggtgtgtgtgatttcctccctctcgcccccctcctcccccctcctcccccccctcctccccccctgacaGTAAGATGGATGATTGCAATCACAGGAGCCATCAGTGAGACGGAGTGGGGGTCTACGGGCAGCGGGGGGGCGGCCGGGGGAAACCAGCCATCAGATTACCCCCGCACCCTGCTGCTATGGGAACCTCATTCTGTTTATTtgtctgggaggaggggggagacgcgggggggggggggggggcattttcttcttcttcttctacttctcaTCCGGCCCTCTGAAGTGCGGCCGGCGGGGTGTGATgatgtgtcgggggggggggggggggggggcggggtctggaGAGCAGAGGGGCGTGGCTACAGCCCATCATGCGGCGGCGTGGCCCCCCACCGCGGGGCACTGGGAGGGTTCTCCAGACCAGTGCCACCGTGGGGGCTCCAGTGGGGCGGGGGCCGGAGACGGACCGCCAGGGTCTCAGAGCAGAGACAGCTGTTGCCGTGAAAACGAGATTGCTGTCtccacccggggggggggggggggggggggcgaggggggttATGAATGGCCCAGtaacgggggggaggaggggggggggtgtaggggagAGACGGTGGGACGGGGGGAGGaatggggtgtgggggggggtgggggagagagacggttgacggggggaggaagggggtgtgcggggggggaggagtcgggataggggtgaggagggggggtgagggggtgtgggtgaggaggggggggtgagggggtgtgggtgagggggggggggtgagggggtgtgggtgaggaggggggggtgagggggtgtgggtgagggggggggggtgagggggtgtgggtgaggagggggggtgaggggtgtgggtgaggaggggggggtgagggggtgtgggtgaggaggggggggtgagggggtgtgggtgagggggggggggtgagggggtgtgggtgaggaggggggggtgagggggtgtgggtgaggggggggggggtgagggggtgtgggtgaggagggggggtgagggggtgtgggtgaggaggggggggtgagggggtgtgggtgAGGTACATACTGAAGGCTCTTTGTAACGCGTGGTAGCGGGAGTTCAGAGACCGAACCCAAAGGAAGCGGGATGGAGACTCACGGCCGTCTGCAGCCGTCGCCTCGCGCTCGACGGCACCTGTGCATCCCAGACCTCACAGAGGTACATTCAGTTACTCACCTTGTTGCCAAGCAACCGCTCACCTCTGCCTTTCGTCGTCGAGTAGCCTGTGACATCCGGCGGCGCTTCCTCCTACAGGAATgtaaacagcaacaacaacccaCCGTTTCGTTGGCTGTTCCCTCGCGTCCACAGAGCGAGGCATCGAGGCAGCCTCACCAAAGGTACTCTGGAGTGATGCACGCATTGAATGTTCAAAACTTAAATGGAATGTAAAGTACATCATCTTCGGCACACCGCTTTATATTTATGACCCTATTCTTTATTGTTCATCCACACAGTCCCGGGGTCCATCACCACCAGGTACTTTGCTACGTAACCCGTTTCTACATTCTCTGGAATGCGCTTAGTGTCTTGGGTTGTTGCTCTCCATGTCACGAGGGACGTCCCTGTTGAGGAGATCCTGTCCTGCCGTGTGACTCGTGAAACCCTTTGACCTCCTCCGCGGTGTTTTCTTCATGTTCTGAGGTCATGTCTGACTCACACTACCGGCCTGACTGGTCGTCCGCCCCTGGGTCATTCAGACCAACCCTCTCACAACTCATCCTCATTCACACACCCATCTCGTCCtagcattcacccattcaccctTCCATCTTGTCGTCATTCACCCTACCAGCTAGTCCTATCCCTCACCCTCCGATCTGGTCCTAGCCTTCACCCGTTCACCCTCCCATCTCGTTCACCCTCCCACCTCGTTCACCCTCCCACCTGGCCCTACCCTCCCCGGCCCCTGTGTGTGGTGATGTCTGGCCCGGCCTGTCTCGGGCCTCCCTGGGAGCAGCAGAGTACAGACGGGTGCTGGTGGCCCGGGCGCCGCGGGCAGAGGGATTGGATTTCAATGGATCCTGAACAATGGCGGAGTACCTCATTGAAGAGCAGCGGTCCATTCTCTGagtgaacaacacacacattagaacCTGAAAAGCAACCTGACAACGCTGATACGTTACATTGAACCGAGCAGGACCGGTTACGGAAGAAGTGGACTTTGGGTTTCTCTGTAGAATGATTAGCAACAGCTTAATAACCGGTACCTTATTACCAAGACAAATGCAATATTTATTAACTTGCTTTGACACAACAGAATACTCTGGGATTCAGACGATGACATGTTCCCATGTTGTTAGTGATGTTCACGTCACACAATACTATAACTGTAAGAACTGTAGGAGCCAATTCCTTTGTTTTCATTTAGTTGTTGTTTTCAgcattgtgtgcgtgcgtgtgcttgagtTGGTTTTGTTAATTGATGGTTGATTAATCGATTGGTGTATGCTGTGTGCTCCTTAAAAGGAAAGGACCTGGACCTTGGACTGGTTTTGGCTGGAAAATGACATTGGCTTTAGACCTTCATCGTCTTGATCTGTCTTATCAATCTTTATATCTTTCATATTCAACAATAATCTTTGAATAttgaatatttgtttgaatGAGCAATGGAATCGGACTCATTAATAAATTAAGGTTCTTTATTTTGCATATCATCTGGAAATTCTGTTTTTCTACCATGGCCTATACCCAGTCAGCCCAAGATTTATCTACACCAGGAACAACAATGGACATCGTAGTCACTATAAGAACCATCGGTTTGAGGTTCAACCTTTGACTGATCAATAAAGCCCCGTTCACCTCTGATTGTTTGTATTTATGCCGCTGAAGGCTGTCTGACGTCCGTGTGTTGAGAGACGATGGAAGCCGAGCTAACACATGACAGATGTTTTGAAACAACCTTTCATTGTTGCTCCTGAACAACAATGAAAGGTCGacgagacacacatacacacagagaacatggctgcgttaaatatttttaaatcatTGAATGTCATTCAGTTATACTTTAAATAATACTCTGATGATCATACGGCCCTTGTGGCTGTGTTACAAGACACTTGAGAGATGATGAGAGATGATTGGAGTGCTTCCCGGTGCCTTCTTCATGCCCCAGAACTGAACAGAGAATGGATCGCATCCAAACAAAAGTGTACAGGAAATGCACGACCAAATATGGTCACCTTTTTTGGATATCATGAGCAAGCACAGTGTGATTTACACATGATGCTAATGCAAAGCTACCTGCTCGTAATAGTGACAATCTCGAGCTGGTAGCCATGCATTGCTATGCTAACCTGAAGCCCCAGCTCATACGGGAGGTGTAGTTCTGTATCTCTAGGTCTTTGTTCCTCTCTCATCTGGGGGATCTGCATTTATTTCAGGCTGCTGGCGGTTTTAACAGCTTATTAGGCCCCGACTGAAAGATAGACGCGTTTAAATAGATCCATGTTCCCCAAGTGGCCCCACAGTCAGGCTAAGTACAAACCCAGAAAGACAAtaacgcacgtgtgtgtgtgcgtgtgtgtgtgtgtgtgtgtgtgtgtgtgtgtgtgtgtgtgtgtgtgtgtgtgtgtgtgtgtgtgtgtgtgacgtgtgtgtgtgtgtgtgtgtgtgtgtgtgtgtgtgtgtgtgtgtgtgtgtgtgtgtgtgtgtgtgtgtgtgtgtgtgtgtgtgtgtgtgtgcgtgtgttcggcGTGAAGCTGCTTCTTCACGCTAACAAGCCGGGCGTGTCGTCGGAGCGCGGTGGTGTGTGGGCCTcatgagagcccccccccccccccacagagccaATCAGACGCTCTCCGTCGGAGCGGGAGCGCAGTGTTCTGGAACCAGAGGATTCTGGGAACGCTGGGACATTGAGGCCAGGGAGGGTCTGAGGGAACACAGGCCGTGTGGCGCTGGGAACGCCTCGGTGGACCCAGCCGTGCGTTCGTCCACGCAGACGACAGAAACTCTTCTCTGTTTAGGGCGGAAGAACCCTTTTGATAAACGGTAGTATCTAGgctcgagacacacacacacacacacacacacacacacacacacacacacacacacacacacacacacacacacacacacacacacacacacacacacacacacgtcacacacacacacacacacacacacacacacacacacacgtcacacacacacacacacacacacacacacacacacacagtcctcgtTGTGATTCCCTCATCGTGTTCTCCTAGTCGCCCGTCGTCCAATCAGGAGCTGAACTGTCGTCCAATCAGGAGCTGAACCGTCGTCCAATCAGGAGCTGAACCGTCGTCCAATCAGTCGTCCAATCAGGAGCTGAaccgtcatccaatcaggagCGGAACCAGCGGGCCAATCAGGAGCTGAACCGTCGTCCAATCAGGAGCTGAACCGTCGTCCAATCAGGAGCGGAACCAGCGGACCAATCAGGAGCTGACCTAGCCGTCCAATCAGGAGCTGACCTAGCCGTCCAATCAGGAGTGGAACCAGCGGGCCAGGTGAGTGACCCGGTTGGTCCGTCCCCTCAGGTGCCCGACGGCGCGGCAGGCGGCGCAGTAGTGCTCGCCCCAGAAGGCGGGCTGCTGGACGCGGTAGCTCCGCCTCCAGGCCAGGTGCCGCCGCAGCAGGGCGGGGCTggagtgcagcagcagcaggtagcGCGCCAGCCCCCGCGCCGAGGGGAAGTCGTCGGCGTGGATGAAGGCCTCGGGGGGCAGGAAGCGCTCGTAGCTGACCCGGGACGGGCCCAGCACCACGGGCACCGCCCCCGCCAGCACCGCGTTCCACAGCTTCTCCGTGATGTAGTCCGTGTGCTGCGAGTTCTCCAGCGCCAGGTAGAACTGGTACCGCCGCGCCAGCCGcaccacgccgccgccgccgccgccctcggGGAGCGCCCGGCCCGCGCGCCCGAACACGTCCACGCGCACGTGGCGCACCAGCTGGTAGTAGAAGGCCACGCGCGCCTGCGCCTCCGACCAGTTGCTGATCACCCAGGCCACCAGCCGGGGGCGGCGGGacgagggggcgaggggggccGGGCGCCCGGGGGGGCGGCCCTGGGTCCGACGGGGGACGGGCACCAGGAACCCGTAGGGTAGGAAGATGTCCGAGTCGCTGCGGTACGTCATGGTGAGGTTGAACACGCCCTCCAGCTCCCACAGTCCCGGCGTGTGCGTCGGAGACTCGAAGTTCATCCAGATCCACTTCTGGGCGTGCGGCCGGGGGTCCGTGGGGAGCTGGGTCGCGTGGGTGGCGATCTCCCGGTGATGGAAGATCACGGCGTCGGCCTCCGAGTACTCGTCCCGGTCCTCCGTCAGGTGACACCCGCTGATGTCGTAGAGAGCCTGGCAGTCCGGAAGCGGGCGGCTCCGTTCGAAAGGTTGTGCCCATATTAGGAGCGTCACGTCCGGGGGCGGGTTATGGTGTATATCGGGGGCGCGGCCGGGAGGATCCGATAGACCGAGTTTTAAACATACCAGAATAACGACGGACGCCACGCAAACGCCAACTAATTGACGTTGCCTTCCCAAAGCAAGTCTACAGCGTCTCTTCCGCTGGGACCAGTTTGTTGTTGATGGGCAGGCCAGTGATTTCCAATTATCAGCATATTCCATTGAgcctgtttaataaaaaaaataaaaataaaaggatCATTAATTACAATGTGCATCAACGTCATGCACGTCTGAAGTCTTTGGTTAGGCCTAGCCGTCAGAACAACTTGGTTCAGTTGCTCAAGGGTAGCATGGTAACATGGTGTCCGGTTGTAAAATCCCTGTCTGGACGCAGGAGAGAAAGTCCGTCCTGCCTCAGACAGACCTACCGGCTCCGCTCCTGAACGTCATCACCCATCCCGGTGCGGTACGACCGTCTCCATGAACACCTTAGTTCAAACTTCTGAGCACTGCGACCGTTCTCCAGCAATGCAAGAAACCTCCTTCATGTTCACGGTCTCTCGACGTGGCTGCCCGCGTCGCAGAATCCGGTCCCGGTGAATGGGTTCTctgtgtccccccctcccctccccccaacggTCAGCCCACGGCCCCATGCAGCTCCACGTCTAAATCTGTCAATGAATCCTGTCTTATTAGACTGATTTCGCATTAAATCTCCTTTTAAATGTGTGCTTTCTTCGTGTGACGTAGGCGCGTCCAGCCTTGTCCCTCGACTCTGAATGATTGTGACACACGGGGAGATCTACATCCTGGACTTTGCACCGGCAGGCACTTGGCTTTCTCATGTGTGTGGCCTGGCGCTCCTTCCTGAACGCCTTAACCTGTTCGAGCGGTTTTTTCCGTGTTCATCGAGATACTAACTGCGTGCCGGCTCTGGGATTCTGCTGGACGCAGTATCGCCGGCCAACCATCAGGGGTCGCCCTACACCAGCACAACGACGCTCATTGAACCGAGACCAATCTTGAAACATTTCTAAATGTGTAAGACGACCAGTCAAGCTAATGCACGTCATGGGGGCTTTGCGTTGACCTAGAAAATCAGCAGAGAAGAAACAAATTCACAGAGTGTTGAATTGTCTACATTGCATGGTAGTGACAtgttatattatactattatgtttgtttgttatgaCAACGAAAGCGTCAGTGTGTGATTGGGTCTATCATCCGTGGGGAAGACCACAGGAATGTGTCATAGAGGAAAGTTGCATTGCTCTCCTGTgtgagtagggaggaggaggaggaggagatgaagcagAGAGCACATGTGTCTCCATGGGATCCCCTCTTTCCATGTCACATCCATTCTCCCTCCTCAATGAAGAAAAGTCccctttgtgtttctgtgtgtgtgtgtgtgtgtggttgtgtgtgcatgtctgaatctgtgtgggtgtgcatgttcgtttgtgtgcgtgtctggctctgtgtgtgtctgtgtgcatgtgtgcgtgtctgtgtgtgtgtgcgtgtctagaTAGCGAGGCCATAAGGGGGTTTTGTGCGTTCTTCCTGCATTATTTACCCTCCCTCAGACCCAAACAGTTCTATTTTGGGCCTATCATTTACTACCCCGGCCCGTCTGCTCAGAGCAGCGCAGCGTAAGGAGCTCTGCCTTCTGTGTGGCGTGAACACACCGGCCcatgtgtggtctgtgtgtgtgtgatgtgagcGGTCCGACTGTAGTCAACCCCTCTCTGTGCGGGGGGACGGCTCACAGAGGGCTCATTGATGCCCCTCTGCCCCCGCCAGGTACTGGTGGAACGTCTCTGGTAACCTGGCAACCACAGGTAGCCAATGGCTGGACAGCGTGCTAACAGCATGCTACCAACATGCTAACTCTAAACTCAGAACAATAACGCTCCAAATAATGATAGCGGCCATCATGAGGATTATTATGATAGCAACAAGAGGAAGGATCACATCATCCTctattgttgttattctttttAATGATGCTGTCGTTATTCATGATACTATAAGTGACACTTCTTCATAACATTAGCACGGTCAAGGTCAGTGAAACAAGTGAGACTCATTCCAGACTATTAGATCACCAGGATGGGTGAGGCTGGCAGTAGGAGCCTAACCACTACCTCCTTACCTCCTTACCTCcttacctctctacctccttacctctctacctccttacctccttacctctctacctccttacctccttacctctctacctccttacctccttacctctctacctccttacctccttacctctctacctccttaCCTCTTTACCTCcttacctctctacctccttacctccttacctctctacctccttacctccttacctctctacctccttaCCCCcttacctctctacctccttacctctctacctccttacctctccatctccttacctccctctctccctccttacctctctccctctccccctctccacctccttacctctctccctctctccctccttacctctctccctccttacctctccctccttacctctctccctctctccctctccaactccttacctctctccctccttacttctctccctctctccctccttacctctctccctctctccctctccaactccttacctctctccctccttacttctctccctctctccctccttacttctctccctctctccctccttacctctctccctccttacttctctccctctctccctccttacctctctccctctcctctccccccttgcGGGGGGGAGGTCACAGCAGGGGGTGGAAACAGTGAAAACATGAACCGCCTTCCTCTTGTGCGCGACCTGAGACTCTCTCCCGCGCCGGCCGGACGTTCTTGTTAGCGCAGGAATCCGTCCTCATCAAACGCACTGATCCGTGAGGCAGCGTGTGAACCCAGCCGCGGCCGGATCAATACCGCAGCACCAGCGTTCCACCGCGGGGCGTCTGGAGCCCCCACCAGTCATCCCCACGCAGCCCACTAAAACAAGACGGCGGCGGTGAAATGAGTAACACCTATAAGGACGAGATGAATACCTTTAACAAGCTGTGAAACACCGCGCACCATAAACATCGCTCGCTGGGGCCAGATTTGTGTTTGGTGCTATTGCTTTTCTGTTAGTGtgcgcgtgcctgcgtgtgtgtgtgtgtgtgcgtgtgcgcgtgcctgcgtgcgtgtgtgtgtgtgtgtgtgtgtgtgtgtgtgtgtgtgtctgtgcgtgtgttgagAAAGTGCTCACGTTAGGGTTGGACCCCCAGTTCTTCACTCATCTTTTCTATTGATTTTCTATTGAGTCCTTTTTCTTTACTTCCCCTCCCCGGCCCGGAGACGACTCAATCGTGCAGAAATAGACGAAAGGAAAAAAGGAGGAAAAGGTTTGtagcaggagagagaaagaggaggagagaggagagagaaagaggaggtgaggagagagaaagagaaggagaggagagagaaagaggaggtgaggagagagagagaggaggtgaggagagagaaagagaaggagaggagagagaaagaggaggtgaggagagagagagaggaggtgaggagagagagaggaggcgaggagaggaggtgaggagagacaggagggagcgAGCCAGCGTGAGGGGAGAAATGTGtcagggaaggggaggaggagttagGCCTGAGAGGGCGCCCCGATCACTGAGGCCCAcattgacccctgaccttgATCTTGAACCCAGGGGTCGGCCCAGGGGTCAAAGGTTGTGTGAAAGTGCGGCGGCGGCGATTCACTGCCCCGCCGGGTGCTGGTGATCTTATGCAGCCTCCCGACCCCGTCTGATAGCATCAGTGTAGCCCCTGCCGCCGGCTGTAGGGGCCACGCGGTAATGTctacccccccccgcacacacacagatagacacacacacacagatagacacacacacacacacacacacacacacacacacacacacacacacacacacacacacacacacacacacacacacacacacacacacacacacacacacacacacacacacacctctcggagggggagggagggggagtgaaggggggacACTTGACGTCACCAGGCTTCAGGGCAGATGTGTTTTGCTGTACGATCAATAAAGTACAGATATTTTGATGGCTATGGAACACAGACTTTATTTACAGTTTTTTATATAGTGTGGTGAAtgtgacaaacaaaacaaattaaatgaaaataagGAATATCATATAAATTATTTTAAGCAAATAGCTAAATATGCGTACCAAGATTTCTGGATGTAAGTCTAGCGTGAAGTAATTATTAGGGTGTACAAAAGCAAGGCAAATAACAGAAATATACACTGTTCTTTACATAATTTTCAATGCTATAGGATGCAAAGAATGAATGCATCTGTTTTAATATTCAACTTCTATGTTTGCAGACAGACGTGCATGTTTATCCCAAAAGAAACGTGATAAAGAAGGCTCTCGTTGGCCGGAACCAAAATGTGAAAGACCCTTTCTTATGCCCCTCCTCCCAATAACGCTGGGTGAAGAGACCGCACACTAAGAGCCATGTCGGCGACATACTTTTAAGCTGCAGAACCTGCATGGAGCTATTATCTTAAACCAGAAATTCTGGTTGGTCTTAATGATAGGTAGCATCCCATACCACTCTGGCGGAAAGCCCGTATAGGACGGTGTAATTAACACTGTAGAGGGgtgaacaaaaataaacacgCTACATCTTCTCTTCCTGGTTTGTTCCTGGAAAATACAAAGGGCAACAAATACATTCCATTCATTGGACTGTCTCATACTGGTTATGATAGCATTTGATAAGAATACACAGGAAACCATGTGGACCATGTTGATGTGATTTTATgctttataattttatttttatgctttataaCCATTCCCATCTCTGCTTTTTTATCATGAACATTTaggtcatttatttattatttatttatttaggtcACAAATAAGTACAGCTTTTATCAATTGGACTAAGAAAAGCAACAGcttaaacaaatgtatttaaaaaaatcaaGGTAGTTAAAGCCACTAAATAACCCACGTTTGTTCACAAAATGAGCCTCAATTATCTACGGTAAATCCCCGTGATGTTTTTCGCAGATATTATTGAAGTGTAATGGTTTGGGAAATTATGTACAATTCAAATAATCGGTAAATATAAAGAACCCAAAAGTCTAATTTTGCCCAATGAATATAAATACTTTAGGAAAAGCTTTGACCGGGATcacagattaaaaaaacacagaccATTTTATTCCAAACATCCACAATGAAATAAGAAAATACTCAAACAGCAAAATCGAGTTAAAGTCAGTAGTGTTGATTAGGTTTGCGATAATAGCTGAAGGCGTAATTGTGTAAGTGTAACTACTTTATCGTATCGTAATTAGATAATCTGATCTAATATGAAGGTAGCCTGCTTTTAGTCTTATTCAAAATACCGTCACATCCTTCATAAAAAATCCACCCCATCTTTTACCAATTATCCACTGGTCAGTCCTGAGGTTCAGTTTCACTCTCTCGCCGCTACGTTCAGCGTGGTGGTGGAACAGCCCTATGCTCTCCTTTCTTCTAAAATATGATTCATAAATTATAATGCCTAGACACTTCATATTAGCATTTTTATAACGCATCAAAAAGTAGATAAAACCGCATCGCAAATATTTAGATATACTTGACGATCGCCAGAAATACATTGATTACCGATTCTACCTGCAATGGTGAACGGTGACCTAATGCTATTAAAAAAACGT
This genomic window contains:
- the LOC132474617 gene encoding alpha-(1,3)-fucosyltransferase 4-like, which translates into the protein MTFRSGAGSMEYADNWKSLACPSTTNWSQRKRRCRLALGRQRQLVGVCVASVVILVCLKLGLSDPPGRAPDIHHNPPPDVTLLIWAQPFERSRPLPDCQALYDISGCHLTEDRDEYSEADAVIFHHREIATHATQLPTDPRPHAQKWIWMNFESPTHTPGLWELEGVFNLTMTYRSDSDIFLPYGFLVPVPRRTQGRPPGRPAPLAPSSRRPRLVAWVISNWSEAQARVAFYYQLVRHVRVDVFGRAGRALPEGGGGGGVVRLARRYQFYLALENSQHTDYITEKLWNAVLAGAVPVVLGPSRVSYERFLPPEAFIHADDFPSARGLARYLLLLHSSPALLRRHLAWRRSYRVQQPAFWGEHYCAACRAVGHLRGRTNRVTHLARWFHS